The proteins below are encoded in one region of Opisthocomus hoazin isolate bOpiHoa1 chromosome 24, bOpiHoa1.hap1, whole genome shotgun sequence:
- the LOC142364068 gene encoding uncharacterized protein LOC142364068 produces the protein MRHVPSVSHYPRAPAQSQRILLHSTPPSFLHTSAVVAYGRTTQTVPSPPHTTHPGIHRPAPASSLQASHMPSLPPTTGLPNTLSPTPSFAFLLLAAFCHRPCRYLGGHGHSQLLSPQLTPEPYTQTTPTHPLVKTRACRMQPHLSLGRARLHQALTETYKTTPSTTIPRLPVAGSTPCTNSHTRHAYCYTGTHSTAIRPQPTTPRQDPSTPTPPPPQRGRSVLLSEHHTATTDTLRTRAPPHTPNSCHTFRPARPSATLRPPPSSTSATSLPQATPTGNTTLRQDSACCSHTTDTRNRHSPASPSPSPSRAAHGTIELAPQRQMPRPAKTALT, from the exons ATGCGACACGTCCCTTCGGTCAGTCACTACCCACGAGCCCCTGCGCAGTCACAACGCATCCTACTCCACAGCACACCCCCTTCTTTCCTACACACATCCGCTGTTGTTGCGTATGGACGCACCACCCAGACCGTGCCATCGCCTCCCCACACAACACACCCGGGAATCCATCGTCCAGCCCCTGCTTCCTCTCTGCAGGCCTCACACATGCCTTCTCTGCCTCCCACTACTGGACTGCCAAACACCCTGTCGCCGACACCCTCCTTCGcattcctcctcctcgccgccttcTGCCACCGCCCCTGCCGCTACCTTGGTGGCCACGGCCACAGCCAGCTCCTTTCCCCGCAATTGACCCCCGAGCCCTACACACAGACCACGCCAACCCATCCACTAGTCAAGACACGTGCCTGCAGAATGCAGCCCCACCTCTCTCTGGGACGCGCCAGGCTGCACCAGGCACTAACCGAGACCTACAAGACGACACCGAGTACCACCATCCCACGCCTGCCCGTGGCTGGGTCCACACCCTGCACAAACTCCCACACACGGCATGCCTACTGCTACACCGGAACACACTCAACAGCCATCCGCCCCCAGCCGACCACACCGAGACAGGACCCGTCTACACCTACGCCTCCTCCTCCACAGCGTGGACGCTCCGTGCTGCTGTCAGAACACCACACTGCTACCACCGACACCCTCAGGACAAGGGCACCCCCGCACACCCCAAACTCCTGCCACACGTTCCGCCCTGCCCGGCCCTCGGCAACGCTACGGCCCCCACCATCCAGCACCTCAGCCACCAGCCTCCCTCAG GCTACCCCCACTGGGAACACAACACTTCGCCAGGACTCAGCCTGCTGCTCTCACACCACTGACACTAGGAACAGACacagccccgccagcccctcgcccTCTCCTTCAAGGGCAGCACACGGCACAATCGAACTTGCCCCCCAAAGACAGATGCCCCGCCCAGCCAAGACCGCCCTCACCTGA